Below is a genomic region from Rhodospirillum centenum SW.
GGGTGGGCGGCTATGTGCTGGCCCGCCGCCGCCGCGGCGTCACCCACCGCCATGTGCTGGACGTCGATCTGCTGAAGAGTGTGGAGGCCCGCCGGCTGGACGGCATGGCCGAGGCGCTGCGCGCCGTCTACGACACGCCGGGCGTGCTGACCCACCGGGTGAAGCGGCTGGCCGCCGTGGCCGGCCCGGCCGGCCTGATGGACGCGGTGATCGAACAGGGCCGCGCCGGCCTCGCCATCCAGCGCTACAAGGGGCTGGGCGAGATGAACCCGGACCAGCTCTGGGAAACCACCCTGGACCCGGCCAACCGCACCCTGCTCCAGGTCAAGGTCTCCCACGCCGACGAGGCCGAGGAGGTCTTCAGCACCCTGATGGGCGACCTCGTCGAACCCCGCCGCGACTTCATCCAGGAGAACGCGCTGAAGGTGGCGAACCTGGACGTGTGAGGGGGCTGTGGTATTGCCTGACATACTGCTTCGGACGATCGATTAAATTCGTAGGATTGGAGCGGGATGCCCAGGAGAACATTCATGCTCTCATCTTGATAAGCTAATACTTTAATGGTGGTTTCTTAAGATGGAGCGGAGTTGGTTCGATGTTGTGGCATGTGTGACTTCAGTCGGAATCATGGTCGCTGATAATCAATCTATTGTTTTTAAGTCCTGGCGACGGACGACAATGGCAACTCTGTTGGAGTTCGAGGACTGCGCGTCCGCATGCGGAAACTCGCCATACGTCTGCTCGAAAGGCTCGTTGCTCGCCTGAAGGCTGAGCCCAAGCGATCCGATTCTGGGAACGCGCGAGCACCCTTTCCGAGGGTCGAGATGCAGGTCGACCGTCCGATCCGAACAGGCGACGAAGATTTGTTCGATCGGCGTAGCTTCGCGGAGCGCATTGCGGACGTGATCGCTTCACGGTCCGACCCGTCATCGCTCGTGATTGGTGTCTACGGCCCCTGGGGCGATGGCAAGACATCGACCCTGAACATGATCCGTGCGCGCCTCTCCTCAAGGTCAGACATCGTCCAAATCAACTACAATCCATGGCAGTTCAGCGCGGATCGGGACCGCATCGCGCACAGCTTCTGGAATATGCTCGTCGCGGCTTTGCAGGAGATTCTAGTCGACATTGACAAGGCCGGGGAGGCGGTCAGCACCTTGGCATCGTTCGTTCCCGTGTACGGTGAAACCCTCTCGAAGGCGGTGGACAAGCACCTCACCCGCGACCTCGAGCAGGTAAGGCGGGGTGTCTCAGACAAGTTGGAGGTCTCGGACAGGCGGATCGTCGTTTTCATCGACGACATCGACAGGCTGGAGCGAGCGGAAGTCCAGGCCCTCTTCCGCCTTGTCAAGCTGTCGGGCGACTTTCCCAAGGTCACCTACGTGCTGGCGTTCGACGACAAGATGGTCGCCGCCTCGATTGGCGAAGCCTACGGGAATGGCGATGTCGCGTCGGGCCGTCGTTTTCTCGAGAAGATCGTGCAGGTTCCGCTCCATCTACCTCCGGCGGACCGCAACGCGCTCAGGGAGATGATGTTCAAGACCTGCGGCCGCGTGCTGGAGGACGCAGGCATCGTTTTGCCCTCAGAGGAGGGGGGCCGCATTGCGACGGCCATTACCATGGCTCTGATGAGCTTCGTGAAGACACCGCGCATGGCGAAGCTGTTCGACAACGCGCTCACCTTCGCGATACCGGTCCTGAAGGGAGAGGTACATGTAGGCGACCAGATACTGATTGAAGCAGTCCGGGTCTTTATACCTAATCTTTATGAGTTCATTCGCGACAATCAGGACATTTTTCTTTCCGAAAGCAACGACCGAAACAAGGAAGGCCGGAAGAACCGTCTTCAAAAAGCTATGGAAGAGTTGAACCTTCCGGAACGCGACATTGAACAGTTGAGCCGCCATCTCCTGGAAGTGCTGTTCCCGCAGCTTTCAGGATGGGGCCATGGCAGCCAATGGCAGGTGAGGAGGGCGCGCGAGCAGCGGGTGTGCTCTCCCGACCACTTCCGTCGCTACTTCACCTACGCCGTACCCCGGGGCGACATCGCTGATGCAATGATCGACGGGATCATAGATGATGCAGCACAAGGGGGGGCCATCCAGGACTCTCTCCTGACCGCGATCCGCAACGGAGCTACTGCAATCTTTATCCGGAAGCTGAGGCATCGTGAGGAAGTCCTTGCCATAGAAGCAGTTCCCTCACTGGTTCGTGCCGTGACGGCAGCCTCCACCGAGATACGGATCATACTGACCACTTTCATGGGAGACTTCGAGTTCAGGCAAGCTGCCATCCTTGTTTCGCAACTGTTGGCTCGTTTGCCTCCGGACGACCAGGATGCACTCCTGATCGAGATCGCCGAGGGACCCTGCCTACTCTTCCCCGTTTATGTGCTAGAACGGTCGCTGCCGGACGGGGGTGAGGGCGGATGGTTGACGCATGACCGCCAAGTCCCGGCACTCGCCATTCTCCACAAGAGAACGATCTCGGCGGCACGGGAGGGACGGCTTGAGGAGGCTACGAAGGACTGGATGGGCGTCGTCTTCGGCCATCTGAGACGCAATCTCGACCCCGATGCTTTGAACACTTTCCGTCTGGAGCTTTCGGAGTGGGTGGCGGCGGACTCGTCGGCTCCGGTTGCGCTGCTGCGGGCCTATGCGCCTTTTAGTGATCGAGGGCCGGGTGACTTCGAAGAGGATAACTACAGAGTTCTGACGTCTATCGTCGACGGAAACCTCTTTCTTAGTGAGTTGAAAAAAGCTCTTGGAGATGAAATCGATGTCACTGAATACGTCAGAAAATGGGACGCTGCCGGAATCGTAGTCGACCGAAGGCTTGCCATGCAGTTTTCCTATTGGCATCATCGAGCTAATATTTTGGCTAGCGGTGATGACTAAGCATGCTTGGTTGGATGGCTAGGCTAATTTAGATCGAACTCGGCGC
It encodes:
- a CDS encoding KAP family P-loop NTPase fold protein, which produces MQVDRPIRTGDEDLFDRRSFAERIADVIASRSDPSSLVIGVYGPWGDGKTSTLNMIRARLSSRSDIVQINYNPWQFSADRDRIAHSFWNMLVAALQEILVDIDKAGEAVSTLASFVPVYGETLSKAVDKHLTRDLEQVRRGVSDKLEVSDRRIVVFIDDIDRLERAEVQALFRLVKLSGDFPKVTYVLAFDDKMVAASIGEAYGNGDVASGRRFLEKIVQVPLHLPPADRNALREMMFKTCGRVLEDAGIVLPSEEGGRIATAITMALMSFVKTPRMAKLFDNALTFAIPVLKGEVHVGDQILIEAVRVFIPNLYEFIRDNQDIFLSESNDRNKEGRKNRLQKAMEELNLPERDIEQLSRHLLEVLFPQLSGWGHGSQWQVRRAREQRVCSPDHFRRYFTYAVPRGDIADAMIDGIIDDAAQGGAIQDSLLTAIRNGATAIFIRKLRHREEVLAIEAVPSLVRAVTAASTEIRIILTTFMGDFEFRQAAILVSQLLARLPPDDQDALLIEIAEGPCLLFPVYVLERSLPDGGEGGWLTHDRQVPALAILHKRTISAAREGRLEEATKDWMGVVFGHLRRNLDPDALNTFRLELSEWVAADSSAPVALLRAYAPFSDRGPGDFEEDNYRVLTSIVDGNLFLSELKKALGDEIDVTEYVRKWDAAGIVVDRRLAMQFSYWHHRANILASGDD